In a genomic window of Streptomyces pristinaespiralis:
- the eda gene encoding bifunctional 4-hydroxy-2-oxoglutarate aldolase/2-dehydro-3-deoxy-phosphogluconate aldolase yields MTSVLGLAPVIPVVVVDDAATAVPLARALVAGGLPAIEVTLRTPAALDAIRAIAAEVPGAVVGAGTVISPAGVSSAVAAGARFLVSPGWTDTLLDAMKASGVPFLPGVSTTSEVVALLERGVTDMKFFPAQAAGGTPYLKSLAGPLPQARFCPTGGVSLDSAPSYLALPNVACVGGTWMLPPDAVTSGDWGRIESLAREAAGLG; encoded by the coding sequence ATGACCTCCGTGCTCGGCCTCGCACCCGTGATCCCTGTCGTCGTCGTCGACGACGCCGCCACCGCCGTACCGCTCGCGCGCGCCCTCGTCGCGGGCGGCCTGCCGGCGATCGAGGTGACCCTGCGGACACCGGCCGCGCTCGACGCGATCCGCGCGATCGCGGCGGAGGTGCCGGGCGCGGTCGTCGGCGCCGGCACGGTGATCTCACCGGCCGGCGTCTCCTCCGCGGTGGCGGCCGGAGCCCGCTTCCTCGTCAGCCCCGGCTGGACGGACACCCTGCTCGACGCGATGAAGGCGTCCGGCGTGCCGTTCCTGCCGGGTGTCTCCACGACGTCTGAGGTGGTGGCGCTGCTGGAGCGCGGGGTGACGGACATGAAGTTCTTCCCGGCACAGGCGGCGGGCGGCACGCCCTACCTCAAGTCCCTCGCCGGCCCGCTGCCCCAGGCCCGCTTCTGCCCCACGGGCGGGGTGTCGCTCGATTCGGCCCCTTCGTACCTCGCGCTTCCCAATGTGGCGTGCGTGGGCGGCACATGGATGCTTCCGCCGGACGCGGTGACGTCCGGGGACTGGGGCCGGATCGAATCCCTGGCACGGGAGGCGGCGGGGCTGGGATAG
- the yaaA gene encoding peroxide stress protein YaaA, which produces MLVLLPPSEGKADSGRGAPLKPESLSLPGLAEARAAVLDELVELCVADGTKAQQVLSLSEGLRGEIAKNVELRTAGTRPAGELYTGVLYDALGLATLDASARRRARQSLLVFSGLWGAVRIGDRIPPYRCSMGVKLPGLGPLGAYWRGPMESVIPEEAGGGLVLDLRSSAYAAAWKPKGEVANRTATVRVLHSQIVDGVEKRSVVSHFNKATKGRIVRSLLEAGAAPRSPAALVEALRDLGHVVEAEPLAKAGKAWALDVVVSEIH; this is translated from the coding sequence GTGCTTGTGCTGTTGCCGCCGTCGGAGGGCAAGGCCGATTCCGGCCGCGGGGCTCCGCTGAAGCCGGAGTCGCTGTCCCTGCCGGGGCTCGCGGAGGCACGGGCGGCGGTGCTCGACGAACTGGTCGAGCTGTGCGTCGCCGACGGGACGAAGGCGCAGCAGGTCCTCAGCCTGAGCGAGGGGCTGCGCGGCGAGATCGCCAAGAACGTGGAACTGCGGACGGCGGGGACCCGGCCGGCCGGTGAGCTCTACACCGGCGTCCTGTACGACGCGCTGGGCCTCGCGACGCTCGACGCCTCCGCGCGCCGGCGGGCCCGGCAGTCCCTGCTGGTGTTCTCCGGGTTGTGGGGCGCGGTCCGGATCGGCGACCGCATCCCTCCGTACCGCTGCTCGATGGGCGTGAAGCTGCCGGGCCTCGGGCCGCTCGGGGCGTACTGGCGCGGCCCGATGGAGTCCGTGATCCCCGAGGAGGCCGGCGGCGGGCTGGTGCTGGACCTGCGGTCGTCGGCGTATGCGGCGGCGTGGAAGCCGAAGGGCGAGGTGGCGAACCGCACGGCGACGGTGCGGGTCCTGCATTCACAGATCGTCGACGGGGTCGAGAAGCGGTCCGTGGTCAGCCACTTCAACAAGGCGACCAAGGGCCGGATCGTCCGCAGCCTGCTGGAGGCCGGGGCGGCGCCCAGGTCGCCCGCCGCGCTGGTGGAAGCGCTGCGCGACCTCGGCCATGTGGTCGAGGCGGAGCCTTTGGCGAAGGCCGGGAAGGCGTGGGCGCTGGACGTGGTGGTCTCCGAGATCCACTAG